Proteins co-encoded in one Candidatus Binataceae bacterium genomic window:
- a CDS encoding OB-fold domain-containing protein, with product MRLCGYYNHPPRRLCDACFAQDLRFEPIRGRGTIYTFTVMHQRDVAGFEDDAPFVNIVVELAEQPQLLMVPNLPIADRDKVRIGAAVEVDFEDRGDGVVVLQFRIV from the coding sequence GTGCGGTTATGCGGATACTACAATCATCCGCCACGGCGCCTTTGCGACGCATGCTTCGCGCAAGACTTGCGCTTCGAGCCGATCCGCGGACGTGGCACGATCTATACCTTCACAGTGATGCATCAGCGGGATGTCGCTGGCTTCGAAGACGATGCCCCGTTCGTCAATATCGTGGTTGAGCTGGCGGAGCAGCCACAGTTGCTGATGGTACCCAATCTGCCGATCGCTGATCGCGATAAAGTGAGAATCGGCGCCGCAGTCGAGGTTGACTTCGAAGATCGTGGCGACGGCGTCGTGGTGCTGCAATTTCGCATCGTCTGA